The Lutzomyia longipalpis isolate SR_M1_2022 chromosome 2, ASM2433408v1 DNA window gttttttttttaattctatttttcatattttctttgaatttttttttcttcttgtataAATAGgggaattcattgaaattttgcgTAATGTATAAATCTCAagtaaaaatagaaatatttctgTCAGTACAAATTATTCATTTGGCCAGTAAATAATTCAGCTTGCCAAACAAATAATTTGTAttcaattgaatattatttatttcatttaaataaaacattaaacaaCTTTACTAAAGTCTGGTACACagtattttgcaatattttaatttgaattttaataaaagagtTGCAAAATAATGTGGAAGAGTTGTTAAAAATCAACGTAAAGCTcttattgttgaaaaataattaatttcttaattaattttaaatgatttttacacattttcctTTCTGAATAGAAGTTTTCTTGATGTTGCACAACAAGTTTAAGTTGaattactttgaaaatttccagAAGTTCTTTTTGAGATATCTTCTGTTattaagatcttttttttaatatttcttcaacttaagaaaatcaataaaataattatctgTAATGTATGAGTGAGTGTTAAGTAGtcataaaacttaaaattttaatccttttgaaattcaacCGAATCCAATCAAATACTGTGACAAAGAACATCCTTAGAagctaatttttaagtagatttcttttatttttaaagtttttttttattcttctttttcaccACATTAGGAAAAGTTTATGGAAACttttggattattttcttACCAATTCTATGTAGGATTTGATCCTAATAGCAAAACTCAATCtaacttttctatttttagttTTCGTTGTTTGAACATTTCCAGTGAATTCCTTTAACCGGATTTTCCTTCATAAAATGACGAATTAAGTTATTCCAAAAAGGACTTTCTGACTTTTGTCCTAAATTTCCATATAAGTTCGCAATTCTAggctttttaaaattcaataaatccaaggctaaaagtaaattaaagtgtttttttttcgttattcAAATTCCTGCCCTTTACGAGACTTTACAAAAGCTTTGCGTGAATACCCCTAAGTAGCCCTCcaataaaaagaattgcagagaaaaactgcatcaaaacataaattcaatcaattagaGCACATTCAATCGAATCGTTCCACATAAATGCTATCAgaagttgcaaaaaaataacatttatcgcgaattttatcaaaaaaaggggaggaaatttttttttctgagggAATAGAGTAGACGATTCTGGCGGATATtgcaatttgtaaataaattgtacaaGAACTTGCCGGGATGCGTATCGCTCCGCGCCTTCTCTCTACATCTGCGGCAATTGGTCGATGGGTGTTGTGAAGCGGAAATCCTCAGGGAATAGCTTCACGGCATGTGGGTACATGAGCTTATAGGATTGTCTGATGGTGACATCAGCCACACCAGCAATATCTCCAATTTCCTTTTGGCTCTTCTTGTGCTCAGACGCCTGTGATGCCATATAGATGGCCGCCGCTGCCACGGAGATGGGCGATCTTCCGGGTACAATGTCCATTTCGACGGCTTTTCGGGCAATATGCGTCGCGGCGCGCTGTACCATATTAGGCAGATCGAGATTCGAGCAGAAGCGCGACATGAAATCAGCTGTGGTTATGAGATCCACAGACGTTGCCAAGGCTTTCAGTGTGAGCTTAAAGCATCTGCCAATCTCCTTCTTGCTGATCTTACTCACGGCACAAATCTCCTTGAATGTACGCGGAACACCCTCCTGTCGGCACGCAATGTACAGGCATGCTGACGCTTTGGCGTCATTTGAGCGTCCCTTGAGGTTCTTCCCGTCGTGTACCTGCTTGAATAGATTATTAGCCCGGTCGACAATTGTTTTGGGCAGATTTATTCGATCAGCCATTGTGGAGATCTCCTTGAAGGCAGCAATCAAGGCACGATCTGAGCTACTCATTGTGCGAcgattttgatattttgaggctgaaaaaaaaacaaacgaatccattttttaaattttttgttcctGAGATTCAATTTCTTGTTGAAACTTACCACCAAATGCATCAAATGAGGCCGGACCTGTTCCGGGTCCAATCATCGTTGACAGGTCTCCACCACTTAGCAGTGGATTCTCCGGACCTCCCACTCGACTGGGATCAACTCCTGACTTTTCATTACTGAATGTACGCCACTCAGAACCCACATCGATCACTCTGTCACCAACAACAAGCCCGCATTCCGAGCAAATCATATCACCAGCACGGTAGTCCTCAATGAGTGGCGCCTCCGGATGTTCCGGACACACCACCTTGTTGGAGATGTCACACCTGTTTGAATAAAAACCAACAAAATCAATATTCGTACACGCATGACGTGGTCCGAGGAGGTCACTGGAATGTTCCAGCTGATGAAAAAGtctcaatttttaatgcacTCCGTGAGGAAttgccaataaaaattctccacCATTTAATGGCGCTGCCAATGGGGCaccttttcctttttcttctactCTCCCTCCGTGTTGCAGTGAAAAATTAACTTACCTCGATGTACTCGCCATTGTGGGGGTACTCTTTTGCCCTTAGAGTACGTTTTGGGGTTTCAATACCAATTATTTCTCCtcaaaataaagcaaaacttttctattgcattatttttttccacaatataaaaaactttccaaacaCAACGTCACTCTGACGTCTACTCAATCGCCATCTAGCGGTAATAGAAATTGTATAAAACAGTAGTAGACAAATGGCGGCGATGGGCCTTGACGGGCCACGagatttgtcaaaaaatgtaaacaatcaTTTTACCGCGTAATTTGCCGATCTTGCCGATCTGCCGcactttttttcatcacttgcttttgtttttcctaaaatgaaaaatccttcGTTCAAAACATAGTTTGCCGCCTTCGTTCACtggattttaattgcaatttatccTTCTGTATTGCTATGTGGTAGGTGACCGAtcccattgaaattttct harbors:
- the LOC129791015 gene encoding transcription initiation factor IIB; translation: MASTSRCDISNKVVCPEHPEAPLIEDYRAGDMICSECGLVVGDRVIDVGSEWRTFSNEKSGVDPSRVGGPENPLLSGGDLSTMIGPGTGPASFDAFGASKYQNRRTMSSSDRALIAAFKEISTMADRINLPKTIVDRANNLFKQVHDGKNLKGRSNDAKASACLYIACRQEGVPRTFKEICAVSKISKKEIGRCFKLTLKALATSVDLITTADFMSRFCSNLDLPNMVQRAATHIARKAVEMDIVPGRSPISVAAAAIYMASQASEHKKSQKEIGDIAGVADVTIRQSYKLMYPHAVKLFPEDFRFTTPIDQLPQM